DNA sequence from the Oceanipulchritudo coccoides genome:
TTGGACATACGCAAGCGCCCTGGGCTGGATAAACACGGACAACTTCCCATGGGTCTGCACCACTTCAGGTTGGTTCCGGTATATGCATGGCTCAGTCGATAAAGGACTCTGGCTCTATAGTCCAGAATGGGGATTCGTGTATACTGACTCAGGAATGAGCGAGCGTTTTCGCTACGCTCCATTCACGTCCGAGTCCTCATCCTCCTTCGGAAACTAAAAGAAGTCCGGAAAAGCGGCACCGCTTGATGCCCAAAATTGGGCTGGCCCTCACGAGAGGGATTGCCTATACCTTCAAACATGCCTCAATTGAAGGAGTTGTTTGATCGCTTGGATGGCCTTATTCAGGCGGATGCCAAATCCATACAGGACGTGCGCCGCTATTTGCACGCGCATCCCGAACCAAGTGGAGAGGAAACACGCACCACGGCATTTATCGCCGACCAGGTGGAATCACTCGGCCTTAATTTCCGCATCGGTCCGGATGGCCGCGGCCTGATTGTTGATTTTCCCGGCCCGAACTGTAAGCGCTATGTTGCCCTGAGGGCGGATATTGATGCCCTTCGGCTGCAAGATGAGAAGACGGTTTCCTACCGTTCCCGTGAGAACAACTTGATGCACGCGTGCGGTCATGATGCGCACACGGCAATGGCCCTTGGCGCTATCAAGGCGCTCTCAAAAGTGCCCGATGCCCTGCCGGAAGGCATTGGCTGGCGGTGCTTGTTCCAACCGGCAGAGGAATCCGCAACAGGCGCAAAGGATATGATCAGCTGGAATGCCCTTGACCGCGTTGAAGCCATTGTGGCCCTTCATGTCGATCCGGCCCTTCATGCTGGCCAGATTGGCTACCGGGAAGGCTCCCTCACGGCTTGTTGTGAGGAGTTCGAGATTCTTGTCGAAGGCCTTGGAGGGCATGGGGCCCGCCCGCATACGACCTTTGATCCGATCGCTGCGGCTACCCAGATTGTCCAGACTGTCTATTCAGTCCTGCCAAGAAGCGTTGATTCCCGCGACCCGTTGGTTGTTTCCTTCGGCGTGATTCAGGGAGGGATCAACCCCAATGTCATTCCAGAGTCTGCCCAGCTCAGGGGAACCATCCGGAGCACCGATTCGGAACATTCCCGTGTAGCCAAACAGCGAATACGTGAAGTGATTGATGGAGTCGCCCAGATCTGCCAGGTACGCACCAGCTTTTCAATCGCCTACTCGCTTCCGCCTGTAAAGAACGACCCGGTTTTGACGGGTTTGTGCAAGTCGGCGGTTCATGATCTGGTCGGGGATGAAGGAATGGTCTATGTTGATAAGCCCAGCATGGGCGGTGAGGATTTTGCCTGGTACTTGAATGAGTGTGCCGGGTGCATGCTCAGGCTCGGAGTTGGAACTCCCCTCAAACCTGTTCGCCACCTGCATTCCTCCTGTTTTGATGTCAACGAATCCGCCCTGCCAATCGGGGCCAAGGCCCTCACCAGAAGTGTCGTTCAAATAGCCCGCCATCTGGAAAATGCCGACTAACCCGCACCTGCATTAACCCCCTTCTAAAGTATGCCTTACTCCAACTTCACCCCACCCTTCACCGACGACCTTCACCCGCTCGTTTTCAAGTCCAACAAGGAGCCAACCATCGGCGTTGAACTTGAGCTCCAACTGGTCGACTCCGAGAGCTATCAATTGAAGAGCGCCATCCTTGACCTGCTGAAGCATGTCGGGGAGGACCAGACTTGGCTCAAGCCGGAGCTGATGCAAAGCTATGTCGAGATCAATACGGATGTTTGCCGGAATATTTCTGAAGCGCGGGCTGACTTGAGCGGCAAGCTGGAGAAACTTTATGCGGCTGCCATGGCCAACGACGCGCGTATCCTCTGGGCTGGCTCCCATCCCTTCTCCGCCTGGATAGATC
Encoded proteins:
- a CDS encoding M20 metallopeptidase family protein, encoding MPQLKELFDRLDGLIQADAKSIQDVRRYLHAHPEPSGEETRTTAFIADQVESLGLNFRIGPDGRGLIVDFPGPNCKRYVALRADIDALRLQDEKTVSYRSRENNLMHACGHDAHTAMALGAIKALSKVPDALPEGIGWRCLFQPAEESATGAKDMISWNALDRVEAIVALHVDPALHAGQIGYREGSLTACCEEFEILVEGLGGHGARPHTTFDPIAAATQIVQTVYSVLPRSVDSRDPLVVSFGVIQGGINPNVIPESAQLRGTIRSTDSEHSRVAKQRIREVIDGVAQICQVRTSFSIAYSLPPVKNDPVLTGLCKSAVHDLVGDEGMVYVDKPSMGGEDFAWYLNECAGCMLRLGVGTPLKPVRHLHSSCFDVNESALPIGAKALTRSVVQIARHLENAD